From one Vallitalea longa genomic stretch:
- a CDS encoding class II fructose-bisphosphate aldolase, which produces MPIVPLRPLLEASNKYKFAHGAFNVNAVAQAEAVIEVHEMFRSGAILQAADLANGFMGGRKDFMNATLEDKKIGAKRIADAVRKIGEHSRIPIVIHLDHGKDFDSVKAAIDNGFTSVMIDGSHLSYDENVELTREVVKYAHPKGVSVEGELGVLAGVEDHVFSETSTYTNPMKVCDFFRKTGVDCLAISYGTMHGASKGKNAKLRKEIAIASMENLRHEGIFGALVSHGSSTVPRYIVEEINNYGGDIQNAYGISIDELMSVIPFGIRKINVDTDIRLAVTRNIREYFLENPSKQNSDSIGGIWSIMDNNKSAFDPRVYLTPIMDTVLTGNEPDDDVSAITDCIRRGVKEVVGTLIVNFGSVGYAPKIENVSLEQMIKRYKG; this is translated from the coding sequence ATGCCAATAGTACCTTTAAGACCTTTATTGGAAGCTTCCAATAAGTATAAATTCGCTCATGGAGCGTTTAATGTAAATGCTGTAGCACAAGCAGAAGCAGTTATTGAAGTTCATGAAATGTTTCGTTCAGGTGCCATCTTACAAGCAGCTGATTTAGCTAATGGATTCATGGGTGGAAGAAAAGACTTCATGAATGCAACACTAGAAGATAAAAAAATAGGAGCAAAAAGGATAGCTGATGCTGTAAGAAAGATCGGTGAGCATTCCAGAATACCTATTGTTATTCATCTTGACCACGGAAAAGATTTTGATTCTGTAAAAGCAGCTATAGATAATGGATTTACTTCAGTTATGATTGATGGTTCACATTTATCATATGATGAAAACGTGGAACTTACAAGAGAAGTCGTTAAATATGCTCATCCAAAAGGAGTTTCTGTAGAGGGAGAATTAGGAGTACTTGCAGGTGTGGAAGACCATGTGTTTTCAGAAACATCTACATATACTAATCCTATGAAAGTATGTGACTTTTTCAGAAAAACAGGAGTCGACTGTCTTGCTATATCTTATGGAACTATGCATGGAGCTTCAAAAGGAAAAAATGCTAAGCTTAGAAAAGAAATTGCAATAGCTTCTATGGAAAACTTAAGGCATGAAGGCATTTTCGGTGCATTAGTATCTCATGGTTCATCCACTGTTCCAAGATACATTGTAGAAGAAATCAACAACTATGGTGGAGATATTCAGAATGCTTACGGTATCTCTATAGATGAATTAATGTCTGTAATACCTTTTGGCATTAGAAAGATAAATGTTGATACAGATATTAGATTAGCAGTGACTCGTAACATTAGAGAATACTTTTTAGAGAATCCAAGTAAACAAAACAGCGATTCCATAGGTGGAATTTGGTCCATCATGGATAATAACAAGAGTGCATTTGATCCAAGAGTATATTTAACACCAATTATGGATACTGTATTGACTGGTAACGAGCCTGACGATGATGTTTCTGCAATTACAGATTGTATTAGACGTGGGGTAAAAGAAGTTGTAGGAACATTAATAGTTAATTTTGGATCCGTAGGATATGCACCTAAGATAGAAAACGTATCGTTAGAACAAATGATTAAACGCTATAAAGGCTAG
- a CDS encoding lactate racemase domain-containing protein produces the protein MKLQFEYGQGLMEANLPDNTDVFIPGETVADPEIIPADKLEEVTRQSILNPIDLEPISNQVKKGSKVTIIFPDRVKGGFQENSHRKVSIPIIIEECLKAGVEKKDIKLICSNGLHRKNTKEEIKRILGEKVFNEFFYTHQIVNHDSEDWDNLVDLGYNDYGDRVIMNKDVYESDLAVLIGHTLGNPYGGYSGGYKHSATGITHWKCIGAHHIPRVMHRDDFTPVTKTSLMRQKFDQISQYMEDKMGKKFFCCDAVLDTYQRQIALFTGYGESIQPLSWEVADKRTFIPWAEKKYDVVVFGMPQNFHYGNGHGTNPILIMQAIAANIIRHKRILSDNCVVICSTICNGYFHDEEFPSYREVYDLFQKDYNNTLPDVERYSEYLSHNQEYIDKYRFNHGYHPYHAFSMISCGHIAEKNCSAVYAVGAYEPGYARAMGMKTRATFEDALKDARKYVGDNPNILALPKTFKTAGVHLMMKDEVL, from the coding sequence ATGAAATTACAGTTTGAATATGGACAAGGATTAATGGAAGCCAATCTACCAGATAATACTGATGTTTTTATTCCTGGTGAAACAGTAGCTGACCCAGAGATTATACCTGCTGACAAGTTAGAAGAAGTAACAAGACAATCTATTCTTAACCCTATTGACTTAGAGCCTATCTCAAACCAAGTTAAAAAAGGTTCAAAAGTCACAATTATATTCCCAGATAGAGTTAAAGGGGGATTTCAAGAAAATTCTCATAGAAAAGTTTCTATTCCAATTATTATTGAGGAATGTCTAAAAGCTGGAGTGGAAAAGAAGGACATCAAATTAATCTGTAGTAACGGACTTCATAGAAAGAACACTAAAGAAGAAATCAAAAGAATCTTAGGAGAAAAAGTTTTTAATGAATTCTTCTATACTCATCAAATCGTTAACCACGATAGTGAAGATTGGGATAATCTTGTAGACCTTGGATATAATGATTATGGCGATAGAGTAATCATGAATAAGGATGTTTATGAATCTGACCTAGCAGTTCTTATTGGTCATACACTTGGCAATCCTTATGGAGGATATTCAGGAGGATATAAACACAGTGCTACAGGTATTACACATTGGAAATGTATAGGTGCTCACCATATTCCAAGAGTTATGCATAGAGATGATTTCACTCCTGTAACAAAAACAAGTCTCATGAGACAAAAATTCGACCAAATCAGTCAATATATGGAAGACAAAATGGGTAAAAAATTCTTCTGTTGTGATGCGGTACTTGATACTTATCAAAGACAAATCGCATTATTTACTGGATATGGAGAATCAATTCAGCCATTATCTTGGGAAGTTGCTGACAAACGTACATTCATTCCTTGGGCTGAGAAGAAATATGATGTAGTAGTATTTGGTATGCCTCAAAATTTCCACTATGGTAATGGACATGGAACTAATCCAATATTAATTATGCAGGCTATTGCTGCTAATATTATTCGTCATAAGAGAATTCTAAGCGATAATTGTGTTGTTATATGTTCAACAATCTGTAATGGATATTTCCATGATGAAGAATTTCCATCATACAGAGAAGTATATGATTTATTCCAAAAAGATTATAATAATACTTTACCTGATGTAGAAAGATACAGCGAATACTTATCACACAATCAAGAATACATTGATAAATATAGATTTAATCATGGATATCATCCATACCATGCATTTTCTATGATTTCTTGTGGACATATTGCTGAGAAGAATTGTTCGGCAGTATATGCAGTAGGTGCTTATGAGCCGGGTTATGCAAGAGCTATGGGCATGAAGACACGTGCTACATTTGAAGATGCATTGAAGGATGCAAGAAAATATGTTGGCGATAATCCTAATATATTAGCATTACCTAAGACTTTCAAAACAGCTGGCGTACACTTAATGATGAAAGACGAAGTTTTATAA
- a CDS encoding triose-phosphate isomerase, which produces MKEIFVNLKRFDVPVSLGGICPRENSKEWIEWVIAESIRNNLGTLEGITVTYLLPESLLIPAMEKLKCYEENDRKNIFLGSEGVYRGDVAKGGNFGAFTTNLPAAAVKSMGLSWSIIGHSEERKDKLGIIERFDKDYDTTKASIAVNSMINDEVVCALKQDINVLLCIGETAKERGEGTFEEQKPRIKKVLEEQLELCLGGTVEVMKNNKIVIGYEPIWAIGPGKTPPGKEYIAFVSKCIKDYVKKEFNFDIAVVYGGGLKEENAEMIASIDTINGGLVALTKFVQPVAFEPEGLKNIIKKYC; this is translated from the coding sequence ATGAAAGAAATATTTGTGAATCTTAAAAGATTTGATGTTCCTGTATCTCTAGGTGGGATTTGTCCTAGAGAGAATTCTAAGGAATGGATTGAATGGGTAATAGCTGAAAGTATTAGAAACAATCTAGGGACATTAGAGGGTATTACAGTGACTTATTTATTACCTGAATCTCTTCTAATTCCTGCAATGGAAAAGTTAAAGTGTTATGAAGAGAATGATAGAAAGAATATCTTCTTAGGAAGCGAAGGTGTTTACAGAGGAGATGTTGCAAAGGGTGGTAACTTTGGTGCGTTTACTACCAATCTACCAGCGGCAGCAGTAAAAAGTATGGGACTTAGTTGGTCTATAATAGGACACTCAGAAGAAAGAAAAGACAAACTTGGTATTATAGAGAGATTTGATAAAGATTATGATACTACAAAGGCGTCAATAGCTGTTAATTCTATGATTAATGATGAAGTAGTATGTGCACTTAAGCAGGACATTAATGTATTATTGTGTATTGGAGAGACTGCTAAAGAAAGAGGAGAAGGAACTTTTGAAGAGCAGAAGCCTCGTATCAAAAAAGTACTTGAAGAGCAATTAGAATTATGCCTTGGTGGTACAGTTGAAGTAATGAAGAATAACAAGATTGTTATTGGATATGAACCTATATGGGCCATTGGTCCAGGAAAAACACCACCCGGTAAAGAATATATAGCTTTTGTTTCTAAGTGTATAAAGGATTATGTTAAGAAAGAATTCAATTTTGATATTGCTGTAGTATATGGTGGTGGATTAAAGGAAGAAAATGCTGAGATGATTGCAAGCATTGATACAATCAATGGTGGTTTAGTTGCGTTGACTAAATTTGTTCAGCCTGTAGCATTTGAACCTGAGGGATTAAAAAACATCATTAAGAAATATTGTTAA